From one Lolium rigidum isolate FL_2022 chromosome 4, APGP_CSIRO_Lrig_0.1, whole genome shotgun sequence genomic stretch:
- the LOC124707554 gene encoding guanylyl cyclase 1, whose amino-acid sequence MWPLCFISDKLFKMPGDDAGEGPLPPDGQLPLARRSCSIDVPHVQQAFTWDCGLACVLMVLRTLGVDCCDGIAHLEKLCRTTSVWTVDLAYLLHKFSVVFSFFTVTIGANPQYSAETFYREQLQEDIDRVDELFGKALDAGISIQCRSISAYDIAFLLLSGHCIAIALVDKSKLISSWMNDVHDVQQFDEDSDYMGHYVVICGYDADACEFEIRDPASSRKREMVPMKSLDEARKSFGTDEDILLVSLTGKTR is encoded by the exons ATGTGGCCCCTCTGCTTCATCTCGGACAAGCTCTTCAAGATGCCCGGAGACGACGCCGGCGAGGGGCCGCTGCCTCCCGACGGCCAACTCCCACTAGCGCGCCGGTCCTGCTCCATCGAT GTTCCGCACGTGCAGCAGGCCTTCACCTGGGACTGCGGCCTCGCTTGCGTGCTCATGGTGCTCAGGACGCTCGGGGTTGATTGCTGCGACGGCATTGCACATCTCGAGAAGCTCTGCCGCACCACAAG CGTTTGGACAGTCGACTTGGCATATCTACTACACAAGTTCTCAGTTGTTTTTTCGTTCTTCACTGTGACAATTGGAGCAAATCCGCAATATTCTGCAGAAACCTTTTATAGG GAGCAATTGCAAGAAGATATTGATCGCGTGGACGAGTTATTTGGAAAAGCCCTTGATGCTGGAATCAGTATTCAA TGCAGATCCATCAGTGCGTATGATATTGCTTTTCTACTGTTATCCGGGCACTGCATAGCTATTGCACTAGTGGATAAATCAAAGTTGAT TTCCTCTTGGATGAATGATGTACATGATGTGCAACAGTTCGATGAGGATTCTGATTACATGG GGCATTATGTTGTAATATGTGGATATGATGCTGATGCCTGCGAGTTTGAGATAAGGGATCCTGCCAGTTCTAG AAAGCGTGAAATGGTGCCAATGAAAAGCTTAGACGAGGCCCGCAAATCTTTTGGAACTGACGAGGATATCCTTTTG GTCTCGTTAACTGGAAAAACCCGATGA